A stretch of the Ferrimicrobium sp. genome encodes the following:
- a CDS encoding ABC transporter ATP-binding protein, whose amino-acid sequence MILELNSINTYYDRSHVLQGVSLAIEAGEVVGLLGRNGAGKTTTLRSVTGLTPPRSGTVSFEGTQIQGKPAYRIANMGVGLVPSGRRVFGDLTVRQNLVLAAKAARKSETAWDIDRVVAAFPKLAMLMDRRAGVLSGGEAQMVKLGRALLGNPQLLLLDEPSEGLAPTIVEEVGRQLHELKDLGMSMLISEQNMGFALSIIDRGYVLEKGRIRLEATAVDLRSSDEARHLLGV is encoded by the coding sequence GTGATCTTAGAACTGAACTCCATCAACACCTACTATGACCGCAGCCATGTCCTGCAAGGCGTCTCTCTCGCGATCGAGGCGGGTGAAGTGGTTGGACTCTTGGGTCGTAATGGGGCAGGAAAGACGACGACTCTTCGCAGCGTGACGGGTCTGACCCCACCTCGCTCGGGAACGGTGAGTTTTGAAGGTACCCAGATCCAGGGAAAGCCGGCGTATCGGATCGCGAATATGGGAGTGGGACTGGTCCCGAGTGGGAGGCGGGTCTTTGGAGATCTCACGGTGCGACAGAACTTGGTCTTGGCCGCTAAGGCTGCGCGCAAGAGCGAGACCGCCTGGGATATCGACCGTGTCGTCGCGGCCTTTCCAAAGCTTGCAATGCTGATGGATCGTCGGGCTGGCGTACTCTCGGGTGGAGAGGCGCAGATGGTCAAGCTGGGGAGGGCCCTGCTCGGCAATCCTCAGCTCCTGCTCCTCGACGAGCCCTCTGAAGGCCTTGCCCCCACCATTGTGGAAGAGGTCGGGCGACAGCTCCATGAACTCAAGGACCTTGGTATGTCGATGCTGATCAGTGAGCAGAACATGGGTTTTGCCCTCTCCATCATCGACCGAGGCTATGTCCTTGAGAAGGGAAGGATCCGTCTTGAGGCGACGGCTGTTGACCTTCGCTCGAGTGATGAGGCGCGTCATCTGCTCGGTGTCTAG
- a CDS encoding ABC transporter ATP-binding protein — protein sequence MVEPILAVDSLVKEFDGFRAVDGVSFAVMPGEIRAVIGPNGAGKSTLFSLIIGELRPTSGKVTLDGRDITGLSTHKLMMRGLGCAFQATNVFWRLSVRECLEVAVTSRRRHSEKLFGKFARDVDEEVASLLDQVGLSGLAQATSRDLSHGDQRALEVALALAMKPKVLLLDEPTAGMSPSETSRAVNLVRELVETNGITVLIVEHDVSVVFSLADVVTVMHQGQTIAEGSPDEIRKNPTVVEVYLGTSEFSKGLS from the coding sequence ATGGTGGAGCCGATCCTCGCTGTGGACTCCCTGGTTAAAGAGTTTGACGGTTTTCGAGCAGTTGATGGCGTTTCGTTCGCAGTCATGCCTGGTGAGATTCGTGCCGTCATCGGCCCAAATGGGGCAGGGAAGTCGACGCTATTTTCCCTGATCATCGGTGAGTTACGTCCAACATCCGGAAAGGTCACCCTCGATGGACGCGACATCACGGGTCTGTCGACCCACAAGCTGATGATGCGTGGGCTCGGTTGTGCCTTTCAAGCCACCAATGTCTTTTGGCGATTGAGTGTGCGTGAGTGCCTTGAGGTGGCGGTCACGTCGCGACGGCGACATTCCGAGAAGCTCTTTGGCAAGTTTGCTCGTGACGTCGACGAGGAAGTGGCCTCCCTCCTTGATCAGGTGGGACTGTCGGGGCTCGCGCAGGCAACTTCACGTGATCTCTCCCATGGTGACCAGCGTGCCTTGGAGGTCGCTCTGGCGTTGGCGATGAAACCCAAGGTGTTGCTGCTCGACGAGCCAACGGCAGGGATGTCTCCGTCGGAGACTTCGCGAGCGGTGAACTTGGTCAGGGAACTTGTGGAGACGAACGGCATTACGGTGCTCATTGTGGAACATGATGTCAGCGTTGTCTTCTCGCTCGCCGATGTCGTGACGGTCATGCACCAGGGACAGACGATTGCTGAGGGGTCGCCGGATGAGATCCGCAAGAACCCAACCGTAGTTGAGGTGTATCTGGGTACGTCTGAGTTTAGTAAGGGGCTTTCGTGA
- a CDS encoding branched-chain amino acid ABC transporter permease, translating into MVTILTGLAEAGTLFLVGAGLTLIFGSLRLINVAHGSFYMYSAFVVSTVVGASSSELHFWGALIIAPLVIAALGVLVEVTVMRRLYRREHLSQMLATFGLFYVFADLGLLIWGSSDRTVSAAPSVAGSLSVFGQSFPKYSVVIIVVALAVGFVMFALLRFTTLGWKIRAAVEDNELLASTGVNVSRIYLFVFTFGALLAGIAGAIAAPQISISAGLDQSILIDAFIISVIGGLGSISGAAVAAVLIGLVDAFGARYLPPLAPISVYVVMIVVLVVRPSGIFGRAGTGD; encoded by the coding sequence TTGGTTACCATCTTGACCGGACTTGCTGAGGCTGGGACCCTGTTCCTCGTTGGTGCAGGACTGACGCTCATCTTTGGTTCGCTTCGTCTCATCAATGTCGCTCATGGCAGCTTCTACATGTATTCGGCGTTTGTTGTCTCTACCGTGGTCGGGGCGTCAAGCTCCGAGCTGCACTTTTGGGGTGCGTTGATTATCGCGCCCCTTGTGATTGCCGCGTTAGGTGTTCTCGTCGAGGTCACCGTCATGCGACGCCTTTATCGTCGTGAACATCTCTCGCAGATGCTGGCGACCTTTGGGTTGTTCTATGTCTTTGCAGATCTCGGTCTCCTGATTTGGGGATCATCGGATCGCACGGTGTCGGCTGCTCCGTCGGTTGCGGGCAGCCTCTCCGTCTTTGGGCAGTCGTTCCCGAAGTACTCGGTAGTTATTATCGTGGTCGCACTCGCGGTGGGTTTCGTGATGTTTGCACTGTTGCGCTTCACGACGCTCGGGTGGAAGATCCGAGCTGCGGTGGAGGACAACGAGTTGTTGGCCTCGACCGGGGTGAATGTCTCGCGGATCTACCTCTTTGTCTTTACCTTTGGAGCGCTTCTCGCTGGGATCGCTGGTGCAATCGCGGCTCCGCAGATCTCGATCTCCGCAGGTCTCGACCAGTCCATTCTCATCGATGCCTTTATTATTTCGGTCATCGGCGGCCTGGGTTCGATCTCGGGTGCTGCGGTGGCTGCTGTTTTGATCGGACTCGTCGATGCCTTTGGTGCTCGTTATCTGCCGCCTCTCGCTCCCATCAGCGTCTATGTCGTGATGATTGTGGTGCTCGTGGTGCGGCCGAGTGGCATCTTTGGCCGTGCCGGAACAGGAGACTAA
- a CDS encoding ABC transporter substrate-binding protein — translation MGVDTATSGFFGESGVDGDDGMTMAVNAINKSGGLLGKKVLVDFRNDNASVPTAISNTQSLIQDDHVSALFGASTSSTVGAMESLATKYQLPLMIWNGNDIATVTTDYSKYAFQLQPNTYMEPLGAAQYLSKLPYRRYYFITPDYSFGRDDIDSFQASMKSLGIKLDNLGTSYTQIGQPSFTSAISAALATHPQMIFLGIFGGDEVTFIKQAESYNLFSKTAVFGPTGTDTLLALGKSTPTKNLYLNDRAPFFAIKTAAMKTFTNQFHTLYGSWPSEWGVLGYSAVQSWAQGVEKAKSFTGNAVSAALKGDTVHTLKGSFQFQACDNQAVVPDYFGKVASTVSAKYGFPLLTDLFVSSPTKTLMSCSQALKLRG, via the coding sequence ATTGGTGTCGATACCGCGACCAGTGGATTCTTTGGTGAGTCCGGTGTCGACGGTGATGATGGCATGACGATGGCGGTTAACGCGATCAACAAGAGCGGGGGTCTCCTCGGCAAAAAGGTGTTGGTCGATTTTCGTAACGATAACGCATCGGTACCGACCGCCATCTCAAATACCCAGAGCCTTATTCAGGATGACCATGTGTCCGCGCTCTTCGGCGCGTCTACCAGTTCAACCGTCGGTGCCATGGAGTCGTTGGCAACAAAGTATCAATTACCATTGATGATCTGGAATGGTAACGATATCGCTACTGTGACCACCGATTATTCAAAGTATGCATTCCAGTTGCAGCCGAATACCTACATGGAGCCGTTGGGTGCTGCCCAGTACTTATCGAAATTGCCATACCGCCGGTACTACTTCATTACGCCTGATTATTCCTTTGGCCGGGACGACATTGATTCGTTTCAGGCTTCGATGAAGAGTCTTGGTATCAAGCTCGATAACCTTGGAACGAGTTATACCCAGATCGGTCAGCCGAGCTTCACTTCAGCGATCTCCGCTGCGTTAGCCACGCATCCGCAGATGATCTTCCTGGGGATCTTCGGTGGAGATGAGGTCACGTTCATCAAACAGGCGGAGAGCTACAATCTCTTCTCGAAGACGGCGGTGTTTGGCCCAACGGGTACCGATACGCTGCTGGCCTTGGGCAAGTCAACGCCGACGAAGAACCTCTACCTCAATGACCGAGCTCCGTTCTTCGCTATCAAGACGGCGGCGATGAAGACCTTTACCAATCAGTTCCATACCTTGTATGGCTCGTGGCCTTCAGAGTGGGGCGTGTTGGGGTATTCGGCGGTGCAGAGTTGGGCGCAGGGGGTAGAGAAGGCAAAGTCCTTTACCGGCAATGCGGTCTCGGCGGCGTTGAAGGGTGATACGGTTCATACCCTCAAAGGCAGCTTCCAGTTCCAGGCCTGTGATAACCAGGCGGTCGTACCGGATTACTTTGGGAAGGTGGCCAGTACGGTCTCAGCAAAGTATGGCTTCCCGTTGTTGACCGACCTGTTCGTGTCGAGCCCAACCAAGACCCTGATGTCCTGTTCACAGGCGCTTAAGCTCCGAGGTTAA
- a CDS encoding TetR/AcrR family transcriptional regulator, which produces MESSDKGNPRREQLTEQAAEYLKTNGLASLTYRKLAEELGVAPNTLEHHFGTKDKLLEQLLARLADEQRGGLQATLTENEAGPELVSRYFRAAMVDIAKPENEGADQLFFELVGASARERELYGEFLSHAMNDWIDFISVELVGRIEIPEDRARSVAHLILATIRGLMLSRVMVEPDEYPFLDEAANLLAPLLESLVRAEAGTS; this is translated from the coding sequence ATGGAATCTAGTGACAAAGGTAACCCTCGGCGTGAGCAATTGACCGAACAGGCGGCCGAATATCTCAAGACGAACGGCCTTGCCTCGCTGACCTATCGCAAGCTCGCCGAGGAACTCGGTGTGGCACCGAACACACTTGAACACCACTTTGGCACCAAGGACAAGCTCCTTGAGCAGTTGCTTGCACGCCTTGCGGATGAACAGCGCGGTGGATTGCAAGCGACGCTGACTGAGAACGAGGCCGGACCTGAACTCGTATCTCGTTACTTCCGAGCGGCGATGGTCGATATCGCAAAGCCTGAGAACGAGGGCGCGGATCAGCTCTTCTTCGAGCTCGTCGGGGCGAGCGCGCGAGAGCGTGAACTCTATGGCGAGTTTCTCTCTCATGCCATGAATGACTGGATTGATTTTATCTCTGTCGAGCTGGTTGGGCGTATAGAGATCCCTGAGGATCGGGCTCGAAGCGTTGCGCACTTGATTTTGGCCACCATCCGGGGGCTCATGTTGAGTCGTGTCATGGTAGAACCAGACGAGTATCCCTTTTTAGATGAGGCGGCAAATCTGTTAGCGCCACTGCTCGAAAGCTTGGTCCGAGCCGAGGCTGGAACTTCCTGA
- a CDS encoding PHP domain-containing protein, with protein MQARCDLHLHSDASDGSVPPDQLAASLGHVHLAILTDHDTLAGSAAFAKVIDSELPPPDGVELSLRWDGGTFHLLVYGYSLARTELAARIDALAIARRNRNLELLDRANQHGLAITEEEVLAAAGTTDFEAKSVGRPHFARVLVDHGYAESIQDAFDRYLAKGRPLYSPKTLFGFDEIGPLCADLGLVPVVAHPLSLGLPLASLVTTLVGFRRLGLVGLECLYAGYTPDQRAELTQIAQDAGLLVTGGSDYHGTFKPGLEPLMGFGDLVVPAEVGDRLLESLNRP; from the coding sequence ATGCAAGCTCGTTGCGACCTTCATCTTCACTCGGACGCCTCGGACGGGTCGGTGCCTCCTGATCAACTGGCGGCGAGTCTTGGACATGTCCATCTAGCAATATTGACCGATCACGATACTCTTGCCGGGAGCGCGGCTTTCGCGAAGGTGATCGATTCAGAGCTCCCACCTCCCGATGGCGTTGAGCTCTCGTTGCGATGGGATGGTGGCACCTTTCATCTTCTTGTCTACGGGTATTCACTCGCTCGCACCGAGCTCGCGGCGAGGATCGATGCACTGGCAATAGCGCGTCGAAATCGTAATCTTGAACTGTTGGATCGTGCCAATCAGCATGGGCTTGCGATCACCGAGGAGGAGGTGCTCGCGGCGGCGGGAACAACGGACTTTGAAGCCAAGAGTGTGGGCCGTCCTCATTTTGCGAGGGTGCTGGTGGACCATGGTTATGCCGAGAGTATCCAGGATGCCTTCGACCGGTACTTGGCAAAGGGGAGGCCCCTCTACAGCCCAAAGACGTTGTTTGGCTTCGATGAGATTGGACCACTCTGTGCCGATCTCGGGTTGGTGCCGGTTGTCGCACACCCCCTCAGTCTTGGTCTGCCCCTCGCTTCGTTGGTTACCACCTTGGTTGGCTTCCGTCGGTTAGGGCTCGTCGGACTGGAATGCCTCTATGCAGGATATACACCAGACCAACGTGCAGAACTCACCCAGATCGCCCAAGACGCAGGTCTGCTGGTCACCGGCGGCTCTGATTATCACGGCACCTTCAAGCCAGGACTTGAACCATTGATGGGCTTCGGTGACTTGGTCGTCCCAGCTGAGGTCGGCGATCGACTGCTCGAGTCACTGAACCGTCCTTGA
- the purF gene encoding amidophosphoribosyltransferase, whose translation MIEDPQNDNPEHDQLERDHPEEACGVFGISLPNEAVSYLTFDGIYALQHRGQESAGMAVADNGEITVVKNLGLVSAVFDDSTLASLPGDMAIGHTRYATAGDRSWHNAQPIFRASGEYGVAVAHNGNLTNSFELADRLFDTIARQPSDTEIIAQLISVSVARSRPTSVQDYADAVRGALIELRGAYSLAMLDGERIIGARDPDGFRPLCLGTIAPNGWVIASESPALDVIGAEFVREIEPGEVVIIDADGAHSFPSPEASPSHLCIFEFVYFARPDTKLLGKEVHGTRRAMGEYLAHTLPVAADMVMGVPDSGVPAAEGYALASGIPYGQGLVKNRYIGRTFINPGIKSRQDAIRRKLNVLEENVRGKRVVVVDDSIVRGSTTKSIVRLLKQAGAAEVHLRISSPPYRWPCFYGIDTPNRPDLIAANHSVEEITEILGADSLAYLQLGDLRKAIGTPEGFCDACLTGSYPVELSTHLAGQQVL comes from the coding sequence GTGATCGAAGATCCCCAGAACGACAATCCGGAGCACGATCAACTCGAACGTGACCATCCGGAGGAGGCTTGTGGGGTCTTCGGTATCTCGTTGCCAAACGAAGCCGTCTCCTACCTAACCTTCGACGGCATCTACGCACTCCAGCATCGCGGTCAGGAGTCCGCCGGCATGGCGGTCGCTGACAACGGAGAGATCACCGTAGTCAAGAACCTCGGCCTCGTCAGTGCGGTCTTTGATGACTCAACGCTCGCGTCCTTGCCGGGAGACATGGCGATCGGACACACACGCTACGCCACCGCCGGGGACCGCAGTTGGCATAACGCACAGCCCATCTTCCGAGCCAGCGGTGAGTACGGTGTGGCCGTTGCGCATAACGGCAACCTCACGAACTCCTTCGAGCTCGCTGATCGCCTCTTCGACACCATCGCCCGACAGCCCTCCGACACCGAAATAATCGCTCAACTCATCTCGGTCTCCGTCGCGCGATCACGGCCGACTTCGGTCCAAGACTATGCGGATGCCGTGCGTGGGGCTCTCATCGAACTGCGTGGAGCTTACTCCCTTGCCATGCTCGATGGTGAACGCATCATCGGTGCACGCGACCCCGATGGTTTTAGACCTCTTTGCCTCGGCACCATTGCACCGAATGGATGGGTCATCGCCTCAGAGTCTCCGGCCCTGGACGTCATTGGCGCTGAGTTCGTTCGCGAGATCGAGCCAGGCGAGGTCGTGATCATCGACGCAGATGGCGCCCACAGTTTCCCCTCGCCCGAGGCTTCGCCCTCTCACCTTTGCATCTTTGAGTTCGTCTACTTTGCTCGTCCCGACACCAAGCTCCTTGGCAAGGAGGTACACGGCACCCGACGGGCGATGGGCGAGTATCTCGCTCATACCCTCCCAGTTGCAGCGGACATGGTAATGGGTGTCCCTGACTCAGGAGTACCTGCCGCCGAAGGCTATGCACTAGCCTCTGGCATTCCCTATGGTCAAGGGCTGGTGAAGAACCGCTACATCGGGCGGACCTTTATCAACCCTGGCATCAAGAGTCGCCAGGACGCGATCCGCCGCAAACTCAACGTGCTTGAGGAAAATGTGCGGGGTAAACGCGTCGTCGTCGTCGATGACTCCATCGTTCGGGGCTCGACCACCAAGTCGATCGTCCGTCTCTTAAAGCAAGCGGGTGCGGCCGAGGTGCATCTTCGCATCTCCTCGCCCCCCTATCGTTGGCCCTGCTTCTACGGGATCGACACGCCAAACCGACCCGATCTCATCGCGGCGAACCACAGCGTGGAAGAGATCACCGAGATCCTCGGCGCAGACAGTCTCGCCTACCTCCAGTTAGGCGATCTCCGTAAGGCGATCGGCACTCCAGAGGGCTTCTGTGATGCCTGTTTGACGGGTAGCTATCCTGTCGAACTCAGCACCCATCTCGCCGGTCAACAGGTGCTCTAG